The following coding sequences lie in one Longimicrobiaceae bacterium genomic window:
- a CDS encoding peptidylprolyl isomerase, translated as MRIHTDLGDVTVEVLADKAPVTAANFLRYVDEGRYAGAAFYRIRKDPAVPFQGTTGIVQGGQWYGDSTRLLPPIPLESTRKTGLKHVDGAVSMARFGPPNSARSEFFVVLGDQPYLDWRDETPDGQGYAVFGRVEDGMDVVRRIQGLPAEGERLRTPVRILSITRMR; from the coding sequence GTGCGGATCCACACGGACCTGGGCGACGTGACGGTGGAGGTGCTGGCGGACAAGGCACCCGTCACCGCGGCGAACTTCCTCCGCTACGTGGACGAGGGGCGGTACGCGGGCGCGGCCTTCTACCGCATCCGCAAGGACCCTGCGGTGCCGTTCCAGGGGACGACGGGCATCGTGCAGGGCGGGCAGTGGTACGGCGACTCCACGCGCCTGCTGCCGCCCATCCCCCTGGAGAGCACCAGGAAAACGGGGCTGAAGCACGTGGACGGGGCCGTGTCGATGGCGCGGTTCGGACCGCCCAACAGCGCGCGCTCGGAGTTCTTCGTCGTTCTCGGCGACCAGCCGTACCTGGACTGGCGCGACGAGACGCCGGACGGCCAGGGCTACGCGGTGTTCGGGCGGGTGGAGGACGGGATGGACGTGGTGCGCCGCATCCAGGGCCTCCCCGCCGAGGGCGAGCGCCTGCGGACCCCGGTGCGCATCCTCTCCATCACCCGGATGCGGTAG
- a CDS encoding (2Fe-2S)-binding protein encodes MRLRLNGMEVEVDAHPLKRLLDVLREECGLTGTKEGCGEGECGACTVLMDGQPVVSCLVPFAQAAGAELTTIEGLGGEHPLQRAFAEHGGAQCGICTPGMILAAAALGPNPTLEQVRTGLAGNLCRCTGYEAIYRSVQAAGA; translated from the coding sequence ATGCGTCTGAGGCTGAACGGCATGGAGGTGGAGGTCGACGCGCACCCGCTGAAGCGGCTGCTGGACGTGCTGCGCGAGGAGTGCGGGCTCACGGGCACCAAGGAAGGCTGCGGCGAGGGCGAGTGCGGCGCCTGCACGGTGCTGATGGACGGGCAACCCGTCGTCTCCTGCCTGGTGCCCTTCGCCCAGGCGGCGGGTGCGGAGCTGACGACCATCGAGGGGCTGGGCGGGGAGCATCCGCTGCAGCGGGCGTTCGCGGAGCATGGCGGCGCGCAGTGCGGCATCTGCACGCCGGGGATGATCCTCGCGGCGGCGGCGCTGGGGCCCAACCCCACGCTGGAGCAGGTGCGCACGGGCCTGGCGGGCAACCTCTGCCGGTGCACCGGCTACGAGGCCATCTACCGCTCCGTGCAGGCGGCGGGCGCATGA
- a CDS encoding DinB family protein → MGITAAELLDRLERDADAATREAEALAAGLTDAQLAWPPAEGAWSIAQCLDHLRVTNELYFAPLRSALAAAPPGAPEGEYRPRMLARWFIRAVGPQGKSRMKAPRRFRPDAAPAPAGAAEAFAASQRTLGDLIVQARGRDPQKVKISSPVARILRFTAAEALELMVAHEQRHLAQAARVRSHPAFPPSRLS, encoded by the coding sequence ATGGGGATCACCGCGGCGGAACTGCTGGACCGGCTGGAGCGGGATGCGGACGCCGCGACTCGCGAGGCGGAGGCGCTGGCTGCGGGGCTCACGGACGCGCAGCTCGCGTGGCCGCCCGCGGAGGGCGCCTGGAGCATCGCCCAGTGCCTGGACCACCTGCGCGTCACCAACGAGCTCTACTTCGCGCCGCTGCGGTCCGCGCTCGCTGCTGCGCCGCCCGGCGCGCCGGAGGGCGAGTACCGGCCGCGCATGCTGGCGCGCTGGTTCATCCGCGCCGTCGGACCGCAGGGCAAGTCGCGGATGAAGGCGCCCCGGCGCTTCCGCCCGGATGCGGCGCCCGCACCCGCAGGTGCCGCGGAAGCTTTCGCCGCCTCGCAGCGAACCCTCGGCGACCTCATCGTCCAGGCGCGCGGGCGCGATCCGCAAAAGGTGAAGATCTCGTCGCCCGTGGCGCGCATCCTCCGCTTCACCGCCGCGGAGGCGCTGGAGCTGATGGTCGCCCACGAGCAGCGCCACCTCGCACAGGCCGCTCGCGTCCGCTCCCACCCCGCGTTCCCGCCAAGCCGACTCAGTTGA
- a CDS encoding FAD binding domain-containing protein, with translation MRTALSDLSLLEPRTLDEALEMMRDAAPLTPLAGCTDTYVTLHFGTNPARRFIDVMRLEELRGIEAVDGVLRIGAAASYTQIIAHPEVWARIPMLVAAAREVGGVQIQNRGTLGGNIANGSPAGDSLPVLAAAEAVVVLRSADGERRVPFTGFHTGYRASVLRPDELIVAVEIPRIDGAQWFRKVGTRAAQAISKVVMAAVRAPQPRIALGSVAATVVRLPQTEAALAGGATIEEAQRVLGDEIHPIDDVRSTAEYRRRVSQNLLARWWGETG, from the coding sequence ATGAGGACGGCACTCTCCGACCTGAGCCTGCTGGAGCCGCGCACGCTGGACGAAGCGCTGGAGATGATGCGCGACGCGGCGCCGCTCACCCCGCTCGCAGGCTGTACCGACACGTACGTGACGCTCCACTTCGGCACCAACCCCGCGCGCCGCTTCATCGACGTGATGCGGCTGGAGGAGCTGCGGGGGATCGAGGCGGTGGATGGCGTGCTGCGCATCGGCGCGGCGGCCAGCTACACGCAGATCATCGCGCACCCGGAGGTGTGGGCGCGCATCCCCATGCTCGTGGCGGCGGCGCGCGAGGTGGGCGGCGTGCAGATCCAGAACCGCGGCACGCTGGGCGGCAACATCGCCAACGGCTCGCCCGCCGGCGACAGCCTGCCCGTGCTCGCGGCGGCCGAGGCGGTGGTCGTGCTGCGTAGCGCGGACGGCGAGCGGCGAGTGCCGTTCACGGGCTTCCACACCGGCTACCGCGCCTCCGTGCTGCGGCCGGACGAGCTGATCGTGGCGGTTGAGATCCCGCGGATCGACGGCGCGCAATGGTTCCGGAAGGTGGGGACGCGCGCCGCGCAGGCCATCAGCAAAGTGGTGATGGCCGCCGTGCGCGCACCGCAGCCGCGGATCGCGCTGGGGAGCGTGGCCGCCACCGTCGTCCGGCTGCCGCAGACCGAAGCCGCGCTCGCCGGCGGCGCGACGATCGAGGAGGCGCAGCGCGTCCTCGGTGACGAGATCCACCCCATCGACGACGTCCGCTCCACCGCCGAGTACCGCCGCCGCGTGTCCCAGAACCTCCTCGCCCGCTGGTGGGGCGAGACGGGGTGA